From the genome of Variovorax sp. RA8, one region includes:
- a CDS encoding acyl-CoA synthetase, protein MSSIFDRDLPRTAANHTPLSPISFLERAAEVYPQKPAIVHGSLRRTWAKTYERCRCLASALQLRGVGRNDTVAVMLPNTPAMVEAHFFVPMAGAVLNTLNTRLDAAAIAFMLDHGEAKAVIVDPEFAAIMRSAISLRKGRGPLLIVNAEDPLFTGSTERVGDLTYENLLAEGDPNFGWTAPQDEWDAISLNYTSGTTGDPKGVVYSHRGAATNAISNVLEWDLPKHAVYLWTLPMFHCNGWCFPWTIAARAGVNVCLRKVEAQAIVDAITNHSVTHFCGAPIVHSLLVNANDATKAKLPRGVKAMVAGAAPPASMIEGMERMGFDLTHVYGLTEVYGPATVCPKHDEWNELDIGERARLNARQGVRYHLQQGAMVMDGETMKPVPWDGVTMGEIMFRGNIMMKGYLKNPTATENAFAGGWFHTGDLAVQYPDGYIKIKDRSKDIIISGGENISSIEVEDVLYRHPAVLAAAVVARPDEKWGETPCAFVELKAGVEVSKADIIAHCKEHLAGFKVPRDVVFGELPKTSTGKIQKFELRARAGSSGAIAD, encoded by the coding sequence ATGAGTTCAATCTTTGACCGGGATCTGCCTCGGACGGCAGCCAACCACACGCCCTTGTCGCCGATCTCCTTTCTTGAACGTGCTGCCGAGGTGTACCCGCAGAAACCTGCCATAGTCCACGGTTCGCTCCGCCGCACATGGGCAAAAACGTATGAGCGTTGCCGGTGCCTCGCCAGTGCGCTGCAGTTGAGAGGCGTTGGGCGCAATGACACCGTAGCGGTCATGCTGCCGAACACGCCAGCGATGGTAGAAGCGCACTTTTTCGTCCCCATGGCGGGGGCTGTGCTCAATACCCTGAACACCCGCTTGGATGCTGCAGCCATCGCCTTCATGCTCGATCACGGGGAAGCGAAAGCGGTCATTGTGGACCCCGAGTTCGCGGCAATCATGAGGAGCGCTATCTCACTGCGAAAAGGTCGCGGACCATTGCTCATCGTCAATGCCGAAGACCCGTTGTTCACCGGATCAACCGAGCGTGTGGGCGATTTGACTTATGAGAACCTGCTTGCGGAGGGTGATCCGAACTTCGGTTGGACCGCCCCGCAGGACGAATGGGATGCCATCTCTCTGAACTATACGAGTGGCACCACCGGCGACCCAAAAGGGGTCGTGTACAGCCACCGGGGGGCTGCAACGAACGCCATCTCGAACGTCCTTGAATGGGATCTGCCCAAGCACGCGGTCTACCTGTGGACTCTGCCGATGTTCCATTGCAACGGCTGGTGTTTCCCCTGGACGATTGCGGCGCGCGCAGGTGTGAACGTCTGCCTTCGAAAAGTCGAGGCGCAAGCGATTGTCGATGCGATCACGAACCATAGTGTGACGCACTTTTGTGGCGCGCCCATCGTGCATAGCTTGCTGGTCAACGCGAACGACGCGACGAAAGCGAAGCTGCCGCGCGGCGTGAAGGCGATGGTCGCGGGCGCCGCGCCGCCGGCATCGATGATCGAAGGCATGGAGCGAATGGGATTCGACTTGACGCACGTCTATGGACTCACCGAGGTGTATGGTCCGGCCACGGTCTGCCCGAAGCATGACGAATGGAATGAACTTGATATCGGCGAGCGTGCCAGGCTGAATGCGCGGCAGGGCGTGCGCTATCACCTGCAACAAGGTGCGATGGTGATGGATGGCGAAACCATGAAGCCCGTTCCCTGGGATGGCGTAACCATGGGCGAGATCATGTTCCGCGGCAACATCATGATGAAGGGATACCTGAAGAACCCGACGGCGACCGAGAATGCGTTCGCAGGCGGCTGGTTCCACACCGGCGACCTGGCCGTGCAATACCCCGACGGCTACATCAAGATCAAGGACCGCAGCAAGGACATCATCATCTCGGGGGGCGAGAACATTTCTTCGATAGAGGTTGAAGATGTGTTGTATCGGCATCCTGCGGTACTCGCCGCAGCTGTTGTTGCCAGGCCGGACGAGAAGTGGGGTGAGACGCCTTGTGCTTTCGTCGAACTGAAAGCAGGCGTTGAAGTGTCGAAGGCCGACATCATCGCGCATTGCAAGGAGCATCTCGCCGGATTTAAAGTGCCGCGCGATGTAGTGTTTGGCGAGTTGCCAAAAACCTCAACAGGGAAGATCCAGAAGTTCGAGCTTCGCGCTAGGGCAGGATCGTCTGGCGCTATCGCGGACTAA
- a CDS encoding amidohydrolase produces the protein MSATTVYPARKIITMNPMQPEATHVAVRDGRVLAVGRLEDMQAWGAFTLDERFAGKVLMPGLVEGHCHLKEGSMWDWTYLGWFDRRDPDGKTWSGLRSMDAVVRRLAEVDAQMSAAGRPATEPLIAWGFDPIYFGGERMTVEHVDRASSTRPIVIGHANGHLMNVNSAMLRLAEITRDNEVEGVVKFAGGEMAGEPTGELQEPAAMFLVLRKIGNAGLLAPMTAEGVRSFGRLACMQGVTTATDLVNKLTEEDCRVLETVTGDEGFGVRILPAFQAFHGTHGAAMGAEHVKSLMPRNTDRLRYGLVKMMLDGSIQGFSARLRWPGHFNGAPNGIWVTAPAQYEADFEAYHRAGLTIHTHTNGDEASEAAIDAIERVLARAPRPDHRHTLQHGQMIDAPLFRRMAALGLCANLFANHIWYWGDQHYEMTMGPDRANRLDACGSALAAGVPLAIHSDAPVTPLGPLFTAWCAVNRVTPKGRVLGEAERIGVPQALRAITLGAAWTLKLDREIGSIECGKRADFCVLEEDPLAVDPMKLKDVRVWGTVLSGRVFEAEAREG, from the coding sequence ATGAGCGCCACCACCGTCTACCCCGCCCGCAAGATCATCACCATGAATCCGATGCAGCCAGAGGCCACGCACGTCGCGGTGCGCGATGGGCGAGTGCTCGCAGTCGGCAGGCTGGAAGACATGCAGGCCTGGGGCGCCTTCACGCTGGACGAACGCTTTGCCGGCAAGGTGCTGATGCCCGGCCTGGTCGAGGGACACTGCCACCTGAAGGAAGGCAGCATGTGGGACTGGACGTACCTGGGCTGGTTCGACCGCCGCGACCCGGACGGCAAGACCTGGAGCGGCCTGCGCTCGATGGATGCCGTGGTCCGGCGCCTCGCCGAAGTCGACGCGCAGATGAGCGCGGCCGGCCGGCCCGCCACCGAGCCGCTGATCGCCTGGGGGTTCGATCCGATCTACTTCGGCGGCGAGCGCATGACGGTCGAACACGTGGACCGCGCGAGCAGCACCCGCCCGATCGTCATCGGCCATGCCAACGGCCACCTGATGAACGTCAACAGCGCCATGCTGCGGCTGGCCGAGATCACCCGCGACAACGAGGTCGAGGGCGTGGTCAAGTTCGCCGGCGGCGAGATGGCCGGCGAGCCCACCGGCGAGCTGCAGGAGCCCGCCGCGATGTTCCTCGTGCTGCGCAAGATCGGCAACGCCGGCCTGCTGGCGCCGATGACCGCAGAGGGCGTGCGCTCCTTCGGCCGCCTGGCCTGCATGCAGGGCGTGACCACCGCCACCGACCTGGTCAACAAGCTGACCGAGGAAGACTGCCGCGTGCTCGAAACGGTGACGGGGGACGAAGGCTTCGGCGTGCGCATCCTGCCCGCCTTCCAGGCCTTCCACGGCACGCACGGCGCGGCCATGGGCGCCGAACATGTGAAGAGCCTGATGCCCCGCAACACCGACCGCCTGCGCTACGGGCTGGTGAAGATGATGCTGGACGGCTCGATCCAGGGCTTCTCGGCGCGGCTGCGCTGGCCCGGCCACTTCAACGGCGCGCCCAACGGCATCTGGGTCACGGCGCCGGCGCAGTACGAGGCCGACTTCGAGGCCTACCATCGCGCCGGCCTCACCATCCACACGCACACCAACGGCGACGAGGCCAGCGAGGCGGCCATCGACGCCATCGAGCGCGTGCTCGCCCGCGCGCCGCGGCCCGACCACCGCCACACGCTGCAGCACGGCCAGATGATCGACGCGCCGCTGTTCCGCCGCATGGCCGCGCTGGGCCTGTGCGCCAACCTCTTCGCCAACCACATCTGGTACTGGGGCGACCAGCACTACGAGATGACCATGGGCCCGGATCGCGCCAACCGGCTCGACGCCTGCGGCAGCGCGCTGGCGGCCGGCGTGCCGCTGGCCATCCATTCCGATGCCCCGGTCACGCCGCTCGGGCCGCTCTTCACCGCCTGGTGCGCCGTCAACCGCGTCACGCCCAAGGGCCGCGTGCTGGGCGAGGCCGAGCGCATCGGCGTACCCCAGGCGCTGCGCGCCATCACCCTCGGCGCCGCCTGGACGCTGAAGCTCGACCGCGAGATCGGCAGCATCGAATGCGGCAAGCGCGCGGACTTCTGCGTGCTCGAGGAAGACCCGCTGGCGGTCGATCCGATGAAGCTCAAGGACGTTCGCGTGTGGGGCACGGTGCTGTCGGGCCGCGTGTTCGAGGCCGAGGCGCGCGAGGGCTGA
- a CDS encoding fumarylacetoacetate hydrolase family protein codes for MRGDPQPLPYLDDINERANGSLDIRLEVLLQSAKHRARGLLGDRTTATNFRHQYWTVGQMLTQHTVVGCNVQSGDLMDTGTISGPTEGEAGAMVELSAGGTRTVPLPGTSEGRRFLADGDRVVLKGWCKCLARCALASGSAAEKSLRLFMTTVPLLPVIANKLDHEFNL; via the coding sequence ATGCGAGGTGATCCCCAGCCACTGCCTTACCTGGACGATATCAACGAGCGAGCTAATGGCAGCTTGGACATTCGGCTTGAGGTGCTGTTGCAGAGCGCCAAACATCGTGCTCGTGGTCTACTCGGCGACCGCACCACGGCCACAAACTTCCGCCATCAATATTGGACCGTCGGACAAATGCTCACACAGCACACGGTCGTAGGCTGCAACGTGCAGAGCGGTGACCTCATGGACACCGGAACGATCTCTGGCCCGACAGAGGGTGAGGCCGGCGCGATGGTTGAACTGAGCGCGGGCGGTACGCGTACGGTGCCATTGCCAGGCACGAGTGAGGGGCGGCGCTTCCTGGCGGATGGTGACCGCGTTGTGCTGAAGGGCTGGTGCAAATGCCTGGCGCGGTGCGCGTTGGCTTCGGGGAGTGCAGCGGAGAAGTCCTTGCGGCTGTTCATGACGACCGTCCCGTTGTTGCCAGTCATAGCGAATAAACTAGACCATGAGTTCAATCTTTGA
- a CDS encoding LysR family transcriptional regulator: MRNAHLRDLIAVVETGSVRSAARKLGLAQSAVSKNLTALEKSVGVPLLMRSVRGVEPTELGRLVLRRARVVDAELRHLQEEIERFSGQCQNLITVGLSATAEAMLLSEAVARFREYTPDALISVLGGRSSSTIAALREARIDFAVGPLPTDQSVTDLHTEQLCSSDLAIFVRADHPAAGARDLASLASYGWVYSVRQAGEPAIVSLMRKHGLPDPKLVAHCDSSSALVDMLLQSDYVALNSLGALEPLRQRGLLKILPIDLDLPPAVQYLLTPTMRPLTAPAAALAAEFRRASRRLRR; the protein is encoded by the coding sequence GTGCGCAATGCTCATCTGCGAGACCTGATTGCAGTCGTCGAGACCGGCAGTGTTCGATCTGCTGCGCGCAAGCTGGGCCTCGCGCAGTCTGCCGTCAGCAAGAACCTCACCGCACTCGAGAAATCGGTGGGCGTGCCGCTGCTGATGCGCTCCGTGCGGGGTGTCGAGCCCACCGAACTCGGCCGCCTCGTGCTGCGCCGCGCGCGCGTCGTCGATGCGGAGCTGCGCCACCTCCAGGAGGAGATCGAGCGCTTCAGCGGCCAGTGCCAGAACCTGATCACGGTCGGCCTGTCGGCCACTGCCGAGGCGATGCTGCTGTCGGAGGCCGTGGCGCGCTTCCGCGAGTACACGCCGGATGCGCTGATCAGCGTGCTCGGCGGCCGCTCGTCGTCGACGATCGCGGCGCTGCGCGAAGCCCGGATCGATTTCGCGGTCGGCCCGCTGCCGACCGACCAGAGCGTCACCGATCTGCACACCGAGCAACTGTGCAGCTCCGACCTGGCCATCTTCGTGCGCGCGGACCACCCGGCTGCCGGCGCCCGCGACCTGGCCAGCCTGGCGTCCTACGGCTGGGTGTACAGCGTGCGGCAGGCCGGCGAGCCGGCGATCGTCTCGCTGATGCGCAAGCACGGCCTGCCCGATCCGAAGCTGGTGGCGCATTGCGATTCGTCGAGCGCGCTGGTCGACATGCTGCTTCAGAGCGACTATGTCGCGCTGAACAGCCTGGGGGCGCTGGAGCCGCTGCGGCAACGAGGACTTCTGAAGATCCTGCCCATCGATCTCGATCTGCCGCCGGCCGTGCAGTACCTCCTGACTCCGACGATGCGACCGCTGACGGCACCGGCCGCGGCGCTGGCGGCTGAATTCCGGCGCGCCTCGCGCAGGCTGCGGCGGTGA
- a CDS encoding ABC transporter ATP-binding protein, whose translation MSLIDTDTLLSVNDLKVHFPRGKPAWGRAAEVVKAVDGVSFQVRRGSTLAVVGESGSGKTTTALAVMRLAPITGGHVQLGDTQLGTLEGEALRKARSRMQIIFQDPFSSLNPRERAGATVRAPLDLMKIGTPAERTQRVAELFEAVGLRPEQQQLFPHQFSGGQRQRINIARALATNPELVVCDEPVSALDIAIRAQILNLLARLQRELGLTYLFISHDMAVVEHICDDIAVMYLGQIVERAPRRSFFARPLHPYSVALMSAVPTVSGGRRRAAQRIKLTGDPPSPINPPAGCRFAGRCPVAEPACEAELPPLREVAPDHWVRCRRVEILQGQPQPPLRMQPG comes from the coding sequence ATGAGCCTCATAGACACCGACACGCTCCTGTCGGTCAACGACCTCAAGGTCCACTTCCCCCGCGGCAAGCCCGCCTGGGGCCGCGCCGCCGAAGTCGTGAAGGCGGTCGACGGCGTGTCCTTCCAGGTCCGACGCGGCAGCACGCTCGCGGTGGTCGGCGAATCCGGCTCGGGCAAGACCACCACTGCGTTGGCGGTCATGCGGCTCGCACCGATCACCGGCGGCCATGTGCAGCTGGGCGACACCCAGCTCGGCACGCTGGAGGGCGAGGCGCTGCGCAAGGCGCGCTCGCGCATGCAGATCATCTTCCAGGACCCCTTCTCCTCCCTCAACCCGCGCGAGCGCGCCGGCGCCACGGTGCGCGCGCCGCTGGACCTGATGAAGATCGGAACGCCCGCCGAGCGCACGCAGCGCGTGGCCGAGCTCTTCGAGGCGGTGGGCCTGCGGCCCGAGCAGCAGCAGCTCTTCCCGCACCAGTTCTCGGGCGGGCAGCGCCAGCGCATCAACATCGCGCGCGCCCTGGCCACCAACCCCGAGCTGGTGGTGTGCGACGAGCCCGTGTCGGCGCTGGACATCGCGATCCGCGCGCAGATCCTCAACCTGCTGGCGCGGCTGCAGCGCGAGCTGGGGCTGACCTACCTCTTCATCTCGCACGACATGGCGGTGGTGGAGCACATCTGCGACGACATCGCCGTGATGTACCTGGGCCAGATCGTGGAGCGCGCGCCGCGCCGCAGCTTCTTCGCGCGGCCACTGCATCCGTACAGCGTGGCGCTGATGTCGGCGGTGCCGACGGTCAGCGGCGGGCGCCGGCGGGCGGCGCAGCGCATCAAGCTCACCGGCGATCCGCCCAGCCCCATCAACCCGCCCGCAGGCTGCCGCTTCGCCGGCCGCTGCCCGGTGGCCGAGCCAGCCTGCGAGGCCGAGCTGCCGCCACTGCGCGAAGTCGCGCCGGACCACTGGGTGCGCTGCCGGCGCGTCGAGATCCTGCAGGGCCAGCCGCAGCCGCCCCTGCGCATGCAGCCGGGCTGA
- a CDS encoding ABC transporter permease, translating to MPAARPAPKVEHPGAEALRMFLRNPSAIAGMAMLLLILLVAIAGPWVYPADPFEIRSAPLTPPFSEEAWLGSDYLGRDILTTLIYGGRATLLVGAVAALLSVAIGITLGAFAGYYGGKVDAALMRLTEFFQVLPALLFAMVVVTLFSPSLVTVTLAIGIVSWTGTARLTRAEFLKFRSLEFVRAERAIGAGNARIIWKVILPNALPPLVVSATLAVGAAILFEAGLSFLGLGDPNQMSWGLMIGSSRQYVLSCWWAVAFPGAAIFLTVLAVSLIGDGLNDALNPKLRER from the coding sequence ATGCCTGCGGCCCGCCCCGCGCCCAAGGTCGAGCATCCCGGGGCCGAGGCGCTGCGCATGTTCCTGCGCAACCCCTCGGCCATCGCCGGCATGGCGATGCTGCTGCTGATCCTGCTGGTCGCGATCGCAGGTCCCTGGGTCTACCCGGCCGACCCCTTCGAGATCCGCTCCGCCCCGCTCACCCCACCCTTCAGCGAAGAGGCCTGGCTGGGCAGCGACTACCTCGGCCGCGACATCCTGACCACGCTCATCTACGGCGGCCGCGCCACCCTGCTGGTGGGCGCGGTGGCGGCGCTGCTCTCGGTGGCGATCGGCATCACGCTGGGCGCCTTCGCCGGCTACTACGGCGGCAAGGTCGATGCCGCGCTGATGCGCCTGACCGAGTTCTTCCAGGTGCTGCCCGCCCTGCTCTTCGCGATGGTGGTGGTGACGCTGTTCTCGCCTTCGCTGGTCACGGTGACGCTGGCCATCGGCATCGTGAGCTGGACCGGCACCGCGCGGCTCACGCGCGCCGAGTTCCTCAAGTTCCGCAGCCTGGAGTTCGTGCGTGCCGAGCGCGCGATCGGCGCCGGCAACGCACGGATCATCTGGAAGGTGATCCTGCCCAACGCGCTGCCGCCGCTGGTGGTGTCGGCCACGCTGGCGGTGGGTGCGGCCATCCTGTTCGAGGCCGGCCTGTCCTTCCTGGGGCTCGGCGATCCCAACCAGATGAGCTGGGGCCTGATGATCGGATCGAGCCGCCAGTACGTGCTGTCCTGCTGGTGGGCCGTGGCCTTCCCGGGCGCGGCCATCTTCCTCACCGTGCTCGCCGTCAGCCTGATCGGCGACGGCCTCAACGATGCACTCAACCCCAAGCTGAGAGAGCGTTGA
- a CDS encoding tripartite tricarboxylate transporter substrate-binding protein, which produces MKRLLTIAIAALAALPAFAEYPDKSITIVVPFAAGGPTDKVARDFAEALRKPLGNVAVVVDNAGGAGGTIGAAKAARAPNDGYTLLLHHVSMATSPALYRKLPYKTLDDFEYLGLINEVPMTIISKKTLPANNFAELRKWLEDNRGKINIANAGVGSASHLCGLMLQNALKIEMQTISYRGTAPAMTELISGQVDVMCDQTTNTTAQIEGKMVKAYAVTTQQRLKTPVLAALPTLDESGLKGFNVSIWHGLFAPKGTPKAITDKINAALKVALKDPAFVKSQEGLGAVIINDARMNGPEHKKFVEAELEKWGSVIKTAGQYAD; this is translated from the coding sequence ATGAAGCGCCTGTTAACGATCGCGATTGCGGCCCTTGCCGCGCTCCCCGCTTTCGCCGAGTATCCCGACAAGTCGATCACGATCGTCGTGCCGTTCGCCGCCGGTGGGCCGACCGACAAAGTGGCGCGCGACTTTGCCGAGGCGCTGCGCAAGCCGCTGGGCAATGTCGCGGTCGTCGTCGACAACGCCGGGGGTGCCGGCGGCACGATCGGTGCTGCCAAGGCGGCGCGCGCGCCCAACGATGGCTACACGCTGCTGCTGCACCACGTCAGCATGGCCACCTCGCCCGCGCTGTACCGCAAGCTGCCCTACAAGACCCTCGACGACTTCGAGTACCTCGGTCTGATCAACGAGGTTCCGATGACGATCATCAGCAAGAAGACGCTGCCCGCCAACAATTTCGCCGAGTTGCGCAAATGGCTGGAAGACAACCGCGGCAAGATCAACATCGCCAACGCCGGCGTCGGCTCCGCCTCGCACCTGTGCGGGTTGATGTTGCAGAACGCGCTGAAGATCGAGATGCAAACCATCTCCTACAGAGGCACCGCGCCGGCGATGACCGAACTCATCAGCGGCCAGGTCGATGTCATGTGTGACCAGACCACCAACACCACCGCGCAGATCGAAGGCAAGATGGTCAAGGCCTATGCGGTGACGACGCAGCAACGCCTGAAGACGCCGGTTCTGGCCGCGCTGCCGACGCTCGACGAGAGCGGCCTGAAGGGCTTCAACGTCAGCATCTGGCATGGCCTCTTCGCCCCCAAGGGCACGCCCAAGGCGATCACCGACAAGATCAATGCGGCGCTCAAGGTGGCGTTGAAGGATCCAGCCTTCGTGAAGAGCCAGGAGGGGCTCGGCGCGGTCATCATCAACGACGCTCGCATGAATGGGCCGGAGCACAAGAAGTTTGTCGAAGCCGAACTGGAGAAGTGGGGCTCGGTCATCAAGACCGCCGGCCAGTACGCGGATTGA
- a CDS encoding ABC transporter ATP-binding protein — MPATSSNQPLLRVQDLHVEFRTRRGQAQVLNGVDFEIRGGETLCVVGESGCGKSMTALALLRLIPSPPGRISSGRVLFQDEDLLKAGDARMREVRGNRISMIFQEPMTSLNPVFTVGDQIAESLQLHAGMNMHAARLRAIEMLRQVGIPAPERRVDEYPHQLSGGMRQRVMIAMALACRPDILIADEPTTALDVTVQAQIFDLLRELQREKGTAILLITHDMGAVAEMADRVMVMYAGRVIEQGTAAQVLGEPGHPYTRGLIECLPELGSSAIGEDREALPEIAGMVPSIWELGSGCAFRERCPHAMERCATEVPPMFELPSAFVPLHAAMPHGAACWLHAAPQPHKLRDAA, encoded by the coding sequence ATGCCCGCGACTTCCTCCAACCAGCCCCTGCTGCGCGTGCAGGACCTGCACGTCGAGTTCCGGACCCGCCGCGGCCAGGCCCAGGTGCTCAATGGCGTGGACTTCGAGATTCGCGGCGGCGAGACGCTCTGCGTGGTCGGCGAATCCGGCTGCGGCAAGAGCATGACCGCGCTGGCCCTGCTGCGCCTGATCCCCTCCCCGCCCGGGCGCATCAGCAGCGGGCGCGTGCTGTTCCAGGACGAGGACCTGCTCAAGGCCGGCGACGCCCGGATGCGCGAGGTGCGCGGCAACCGCATCTCGATGATCTTCCAGGAGCCGATGACCTCGCTCAACCCGGTGTTCACCGTGGGCGACCAGATCGCCGAATCGCTGCAGCTGCATGCTGGCATGAACATGCACGCGGCGCGGCTGCGCGCCATCGAGATGCTGCGGCAGGTCGGCATCCCGGCGCCGGAGCGGCGCGTCGACGAGTACCCGCACCAGCTCTCCGGCGGCATGCGCCAGCGCGTGATGATCGCGATGGCGCTGGCCTGCCGCCCCGACATCCTGATCGCCGACGAACCCACCACCGCGCTCGACGTCACGGTGCAGGCGCAAATCTTCGACCTGCTGCGCGAGCTGCAGCGCGAGAAGGGCACGGCCATCCTGCTCATCACCCATGACATGGGCGCGGTGGCCGAAATGGCCGACCGCGTGATGGTGATGTATGCCGGCCGCGTGATCGAGCAAGGCACTGCCGCGCAGGTGCTCGGCGAACCGGGCCACCCCTACACGCGCGGCCTGATCGAATGCCTGCCCGAGCTCGGCAGCAGCGCCATCGGCGAGGACCGCGAGGCGCTGCCCGAGATCGCCGGCATGGTGCCCTCGATCTGGGAGCTGGGCAGCGGCTGCGCCTTTCGCGAGCGCTGCCCGCATGCGATGGAACGCTGCGCCACCGAAGTGCCGCCGATGTTCGAGCTGCCGAGCGCGTTCGTTCCGCTGCACGCGGCGATGCCGCATGGGGCGGCCTGCTGGCTGCATGCGGCGCCGCAGCCACACAAGCTGAGGGATGCTGCGTGA
- a CDS encoding YybH family protein: MRSERVRPLLVAASLAIAGAAWGQVGKLPADAVDGFHAALKRKDTAGALSHLDRALVVFEFGTTDPTVEAYALSHLPGDMDMAAIADWTLQARRVGGSGNERWVLSTYRISGKRPDGKAIDQVMLETAIVRRVGESFRIVHLHWSSDKNDFQSWAQTKQRPAP, translated from the coding sequence GTGCGGTCTGAGCGGGTCCGCCCGCTGCTCGTCGCCGCGAGCCTGGCGATTGCCGGCGCCGCGTGGGGCCAGGTCGGGAAGTTGCCGGCCGATGCGGTCGACGGCTTCCACGCGGCGCTCAAGCGCAAGGACACAGCCGGTGCGCTGTCCCACCTGGACCGTGCACTGGTCGTGTTCGAGTTCGGCACCACGGACCCGACGGTCGAGGCCTATGCGCTGAGCCATCTGCCGGGCGACATGGACATGGCCGCCATCGCCGACTGGACACTGCAGGCCCGGCGCGTCGGCGGCAGCGGCAACGAGCGCTGGGTGCTGAGCACCTACCGCATCAGCGGCAAGCGGCCCGATGGCAAGGCGATCGATCAGGTGATGCTGGAGACGGCGATCGTGCGGCGCGTGGGCGAGAGCTTCCGCATCGTCCACCTGCACTGGTCGAGCGACAAGAACGACTTCCAGTCCTGGGCCCAGACGAAGCAGCGTCCCGCCCCCTGA
- a CDS encoding CobW family GTP-binding protein: MKPRLPLTVIGGFLGAGKTTLVNRWLREAEGQRIAVLVNDFGALNIDAALIAGARGDTIALTNGCVCCQIGDDLSRALIQVLESGTRFDAVVIEASGVSDPWRIAQLGMAAPELALEGVIVLVDAAAAMAQARDPLLADTLERQLRAADLVAINKVDSVTADELARVREWVSSVAGRTPQYETSQSRLPRVLREGLSLTEAREERQARGCPQPGCDHDDHSHHEAHDHGELFDTWSCRPAQVFDANALRTWLRDTPPGLLRLKGVLRTGEAAWSEIQFAGRHGALRKADAPSDGAAVVAIGLRGHLPVAALEAAFAAPA; encoded by the coding sequence GTGAAGCCGCGGCTGCCGCTCACCGTCATCGGCGGCTTCCTGGGCGCCGGCAAGACCACGCTCGTCAACCGCTGGCTGCGCGAGGCCGAGGGCCAGCGCATCGCGGTGCTGGTCAACGACTTCGGCGCGCTCAACATCGACGCGGCGCTGATTGCCGGCGCGCGCGGCGACACCATCGCGCTCACCAACGGCTGCGTGTGCTGCCAGATCGGGGACGATCTCTCGCGTGCGCTGATCCAGGTGCTGGAATCGGGCACGCGCTTCGATGCGGTGGTGATCGAGGCCAGCGGCGTGTCCGACCCCTGGCGCATCGCGCAGCTCGGCATGGCGGCGCCCGAACTGGCGCTGGAGGGCGTGATCGTGCTGGTCGACGCAGCCGCCGCGATGGCGCAGGCACGCGATCCGCTGCTGGCCGACACGCTGGAGCGCCAGCTCAGGGCAGCCGACCTGGTGGCGATCAACAAGGTCGACAGCGTGACGGCCGACGAGCTGGCGCGCGTGCGCGAGTGGGTGTCGTCCGTCGCGGGCCGCACGCCGCAGTACGAGACCTCGCAGTCACGGCTGCCGAGGGTGTTGCGCGAAGGCTTGTCCCTGACCGAGGCGCGCGAGGAGCGCCAGGCCCGTGGCTGCCCGCAGCCGGGCTGCGACCATGACGATCATTCGCACCACGAGGCGCACGACCACGGCGAGCTGTTCGACACCTGGTCCTGCCGGCCCGCGCAGGTCTTCGATGCGAATGCGCTGCGCACCTGGCTGCGCGACACGCCACCCGGGTTGCTGCGCCTCAAGGGCGTGCTGCGCACCGGCGAGGCCGCTTGGTCGGAGATCCAGTTCGCGGGACGGCACGGCGCGCTGCGCAAGGCCGACGCGCCGTCGGACGGCGCGGCCGTGGTGGCGATCGGCTTGCGGGGGCACTTGCCCGTTGCGGCGTTGGAGGCAGCTTTCGCCGCACCGGCATGA